Proteins encoded by one window of Aliivibrio wodanis:
- the pyrF gene encoding orotidine 5'-phosphate decarboxylase → MKDQKVIVALDYDNQADALAFVDKIDPSSCRLKVGKEMFTLFGPEFVKELHKRGFSVFLDLKFHDIPNTCSKAVRAAAEMGVWMVNVHASGGERMMTASREILEPYGKDRPLLIGVTVLTSMDQQDLADIGLDIAPQEQVKRLAALTKNSGLDGVVCSAQEASMLKADLGKEFKLVTPGIRPAGSAVGDQKRIMTPVDAITSGSDYLVIGRPITQAENPSQVLNEINLSLASVL, encoded by the coding sequence ATGAAAGACCAAAAGGTGATTGTGGCATTGGATTATGATAATCAAGCAGACGCATTAGCATTTGTTGATAAAATTGATCCTAGCTCTTGCCGACTCAAAGTAGGCAAAGAGATGTTTACTTTATTTGGCCCTGAGTTTGTAAAAGAGCTTCATAAGCGTGGTTTTTCTGTTTTTCTAGATTTAAAGTTTCATGATATCCCTAATACGTGTTCAAAAGCGGTACGTGCTGCTGCTGAAATGGGTGTATGGATGGTTAATGTTCACGCGAGTGGCGGTGAGCGTATGATGACTGCATCACGTGAGATTTTAGAACCGTATGGTAAAGATCGTCCATTACTTATTGGTGTAACAGTACTAACAAGTATGGATCAACAAGATTTAGCGGATATTGGCTTAGATATTGCACCACAAGAACAAGTGAAACGTCTTGCTGCATTGACTAAGAATAGTGGCTTAGACGGCGTTGTGTGTTCAGCACAAGAAGCATCAATGTTAAAAGCTGACCTAGGTAAAGAATTTAAATTAGTGACTCCTGGCATTCGTCCAGCAGGCTCTGCAGTGGGTGATCAAAAACGTATTATGACGCCAGTAGATGCTATTACTTCAGGTTCTGATTATTTAGTGATTGGCCGCCCAATTACACAAGCTGAGAATCCATCGCAAGTATTAAATGAGATTAACCTTTCTTTAGCGTCAGTTTTATAA